A single region of the Fimbriimonadaceae bacterium genome encodes:
- a CDS encoding branched-chain amino acid ABC transporter permease yields the protein MIESLIGQVIVVALLAVSISFTAGLSGYLSLAFPAFFGVGAILFGWLSATFIGPWCAYMLVTCLGFIAGLILTTLSRRVRGEYFVIATLALLLLVSSLFKAVDGGGRVILAASYHLFGLDAISSKLLVAVLALSISFAIAELSKRSRLGLYLIAIRDDEELAISLGVSKFKALCLAFGFSGAVSAIAGCVYLAHVNYVDSSLFDFSLIIGPIVAAFLINIDRIWGGAAGALVVVGVPEAFRLLNVSSSDASIIKQGLYGAVLVAMGMLLKRTNWRKHNRR from the coding sequence TTGATTGAGTCTCTTATTGGCCAAGTAATTGTTGTTGCACTTTTAGCTGTATCAATATCCTTTACTGCGGGACTAAGTGGATATTTGTCACTCGCTTTTCCGGCTTTCTTTGGAGTCGGAGCCATTCTTTTCGGTTGGCTAAGTGCGACATTCATTGGTCCTTGGTGCGCATATATGCTTGTAACATGCTTGGGATTCATCGCTGGCCTGATCCTAACTACCCTATCAAGGCGAGTCCGTGGAGAGTATTTTGTGATAGCAACTCTTGCTCTTCTCCTCCTTGTTTCTAGTCTCTTTAAAGCAGTCGATGGAGGCGGTCGTGTGATCCTCGCGGCCTCTTATCATTTGTTTGGCCTGGATGCTATCTCTAGCAAATTGCTTGTTGCAGTATTGGCCCTATCTATTTCGTTTGCAATAGCCGAACTGTCTAAAAGATCCAGGCTGGGACTTTATCTGATAGCTATTCGAGACGACGAAGAGCTTGCTATATCGCTCGGAGTGTCAAAATTTAAAGCATTATGTCTTGCCTTTGGCTTTAGTGGTGCGGTTTCTGCTATAGCTGGCTGTGTTTATTTGGCTCATGTCAACTATGTGGACTCTTCGTTATTTGACTTCTCACTGATTATTGGCCCCATAGTAGCTGCTTTTTTGATTAATATTGATAGGATTTGGGGGGGCGCTGCCGGTGCGCTTGTCGTCGTAGGCGTTCCAGAAGCGTTTCGATTGCTCAACGTCAGTAGCTCAGATGCATCGATCATTAAGCAGGGCCTATATGGGGCAGTCCTGGTTGCTATGGGGATGTTATTAAAGAGGACGAATTGGAGGAAACACAACCGCAGATGA